A region from the Arachis ipaensis cultivar K30076 chromosome B01, Araip1.1, whole genome shotgun sequence genome encodes:
- the LOC110262387 gene encoding plasma membrane ATPase 2-like, translating to MGTNIYPSSGLLEQDKDESIAALPIDELIEKADGFAGVFPKHKYKIVKRLQVRKHICGISSDGVNDAPALKKADIGIAVADATDAARSASDIVLTEPGLSVIISAC from the exons ATGGGTACCAATATCTACCCTTCATCTGGTTTACTTGAACAGGACAAGGATGAATCCATTGCTGCCTTGCCTATTGATGAACTAATCGAAAAAGCAGATGGATTTGCTGGTGTATTTCCTA AACACAAGTATAAGATTGTGAAGCGTTTGCAAGTGAGGAAACATATCTGTGGAATATCTAGTGATGGAGTGAATGATGCACCTGCTCTAAAGAAGGCAGACATTGGTATAGCTGTCGCCGATGCCACGGATGCTGCTCGTAGTGCATCTGATATTGTTTTAACAGAACCTGGTCTTAGTGTTATCATAAGTGCTTGCTAG